The Intestinibaculum porci DNA window CCGAGCGGGACTATTTCCTTAAAGCCTTACAGCAGAACATCGCCAAGGCTGTGGTCAACGCTGACACACTCTCACCGGACGGCATTCAGGCACGGCTTGAGGAACTGCAAAAGGAGCTCATCAAGAAGGCAAACAATAAACAGGACTATGATGCCATAGCCGATGAGATTTTCCGGCTCCGCGACCAGAAGGAACAATCCGAGCTCGACAGCCACCGCCGGGAAGAAGTCATGAACCGAATCAAGGAGCTGCAGGACTTCATCGCCGGTCAGGAAACCGACATCACAAAGTTCGATGAGGCTCTGGTCAAAAAGCTCATCGAGAAAATCTCCGTCTTCGCCGACCACTTCACCGTGGAATTCAAGTCCGGCATCACAATTGATATCGAAGCATAAAACAAGGCTCCCTTACTACCGATGATGGCAGTGTGGGAGCCTGATTTTTCTTTTAAATCCCTGTTATTATTTTATTTTCGCAAACACATCACCAATATCCCCATCGATGCAAATGCTCCTGTTCGCAATTTCGCCCGGACAAAACGCCTCGCCATAATTGATACAAGCATACACTGACTTTTCATTTTCCAGTGTCATTTGCCAGAACGGATACTTCACAATGACGGGTGTATTGGCTCCCACGCCAAGCTCCAGATAAAGCACATGAAGGCTCTCATGTCTGCGCAGGAAATCCGCATATGCCGCAGACGCTCTATGCCACCCTCCATCTTCGACAAAGGAATCGTCAGCACGAAGGTTCATGGTAACATCCGATCCGTCATCCGGGCATTTCGGGATGAGGCTTGTCGGAATCCTCATGGTTATATTGCCATCTTTTGGCACCTGAAATACACCAGCTTCGTCCTTCACAAAACCCTGCGACTCCATCGCTTTCATGACCCACTCCTCATTATCATAGGTCTTTTGCAGTGACGGATTCACGCTCTGGAATAGTCCGTAGTCTCCCTGCGTATAGAAAAGACGCTTTTTATCAAATCCCGCTCTCTGGAATTGGTGATCCACATTGGTGGTAATCACAAAATAGTCCTTATCTTTTACAAGATCGTGCAGTTCTTTATAAACAGGTTTAGGAGCATCGATATAGCGATTGTAGTAGATATGCCTTGCCCACCATGCCCAGCGCGTCTCATCATCCGGGAACGGGTAGAAACCACCGGAATACATATCTCGGATACCATACTTTTTCGCAAAATCATAAAAATATGTTTCAAAACGCTCGCCACTGTATGTCAGCCCTGCGGAAGTGGAAATTCCGGCACCCGCTCCGATCACTATAGCATCTGCTGCTTCGATCTCTTTCTTTAATCTGGCGATTCGTTCCTCCTCAGAGCCTGTTTCGAATGACATATTTCTGCTGAAATACCGCACAGCACCGAGTCCCTTCTGAATGCTTTCCTGATAGCCGTTAGGCATTTCATCGTATAAGTTCTTCATAGTATTTTTTGTCCTCGTCCTTAAAAACATTAAAGATCACCCTTTCCATAGCACCCGGATGTTGTGAGAGCCAGCTGTCTACGGCGCTGACGGCAATCTGAGCTGCCCGCTTGTTCGGAAAATGAAATACGCCTGTAGAAATACAGCAGAATGCCACGCTTCTCAAATTATTAACAAGACACATATCCAAGGTATTCAGGTAACAGTCTGTCAGTTCCTTCTCCAGTTCCGGCGTCAGCTTGTATTGCACAATCGGGCCTACGATATGAATTACCTTTTTCGCAGGAAGATTATAGGCGTCCGTCAGCATTGGAACAGCAGTCGGCTGCTCATAATCTTTGCCGTATTTGATCCTCAGCTGATTCATCTGCCTGCTGCACTCTGCTCGAAGCTGGACTCCGGCAAAAGTGTGAATGCAGTTGTCAATGCAGGTGTGCATCGGGACAAAGCAGCCCAACATCTGGGAGTTGGCGGCGTTCACGATGGTGTCAACGGCCAGGCGGGTGATGTCGCCCTGCCAGATCGACATGCCATTCCGAATCATGGGAATCTCCGAAAGCGTGACAATGCCGTTTTCGCTGATACGCTCCCGTAGGTATTCGTCCTGTACGGCCAGTACCGAATCGTCCAGCTTCTTCGGCATACGAATGTTCATAAGGGAACGGAGGATTCTTAGCTTGCCCTCCGTATCCGCAGGCGTCTGTAAATCCTTATGTTGAACAGAATCAGCCTTGAACGCTTCGACCAATGTGTCAAGCCGCTGCTCCTGTGTCATTTTCTCATTCATGCTGTTACCTTCTTTCCACCGCATCTACATGACAAGCCGTCATATAGTTACCACAATGCAAACAGTGTTCCTGTTCAATCACAAACGGCATTTCGTCCTGAATGATACAGTTTTGCGGACAAACCGCTACACAGCTTCCGCAGCCGATACATTTGTCTGTGATGAAATATCCCTCTGCCTTTTTCACCACTCCTCCAAATGTAAAAGAAGCACGCTCTATCGGTTTCTTTGAAAGATCGAACCACTCACCGCTGCCCTCATAAATCTGGAACACCGTCAGAGCCTGCATAGACTCCTCTGTGGGATATATCTTGCGCATATACGGATTTTTCTCAAACAGTTCTGGAATCTTATCATATCCAAGCTCCCGAACCTTTCCACGGATAGACACAGCCACGCTGCTCATGGTATCCTCACCCTTCATTGCAGTCAGGGCAAGAAACTCTCGTTTCTTCAACCTGTCATAAAAGCCTTTGCCCTTTGCTGTGAGGAAATACAAACTCTTTTCATCACTGTCCATCATATCGATTGCTGCCGTCACCGGAAGGCCTT harbors:
- a CDS encoding site-specific recombinase, which gives rise to MVNADTLSPDGIQARLEELQKELIKKANNKQDYDAIADEIFRLRDQKEQSELDSHRREEVMNRIKELQDFIAGQETDITKFDEALVKKLIEKISVFADHFTVEFKSGITIDIEA
- a CDS encoding SIR2 family NAD-dependent protein deacylase yields the protein MKNLYDEMPNGYQESIQKGLGAVRYFSRNMSFETGSEEERIARLKKEIEAADAIVIGAGAGISTSAGLTYSGERFETYFYDFAKKYGIRDMYSGGFYPFPDDETRWAWWARHIYYNRYIDAPKPVYKELHDLVKDKDYFVITTNVDHQFQRAGFDKKRLFYTQGDYGLFQSVNPSLQKTYDNEEWVMKAMESQGFVKDEAGVFQVPKDGNITMRIPTSLIPKCPDDGSDVTMNLRADDSFVEDGGWHRASAAYADFLRRHESLHVLYLELGVGANTPVIVKYPFWQMTLENEKSVYACINYGEAFCPGEIANRSICIDGDIGDVFAKIK
- a CDS encoding protein-ADP-ribose hydrolase, whose protein sequence is MNEKMTQEQRLDTLVEAFKADSVQHKDLQTPADTEGKLRILRSLMNIRMPKKLDDSVLAVQDEYLRERISENGIVTLSEIPMIRNGMSIWQGDITRLAVDTIVNAANSQMLGCFVPMHTCIDNCIHTFAGVQLRAECSRQMNQLRIKYGKDYEQPTAVPMLTDAYNLPAKKVIHIVGPIVQYKLTPELEKELTDCYLNTLDMCLVNNLRSVAFCCISTGVFHFPNKRAAQIAVSAVDSWLSQHPGAMERVIFNVFKDEDKKYYEELIR
- a CDS encoding 4Fe-4S binding protein encodes the protein METKEYLDYIANEIHRTIVATVDDEGLPVTAAIDMMDSDEKSLYFLTAKGKGFYDRLKKREFLALTAMKGEDTMSSVAVSIRGKVRELGYDKIPELFEKNPYMRKIYPTEESMQALTVFQIYEGSGEWFDLSKKPIERASFTFGGVVKKAEGYFITDKCIGCGSCVAVCPQNCIIQDEMPFVIEQEHCLHCGNYMTACHVDAVERR